In Pseudobacter ginsenosidimutans, the following are encoded in one genomic region:
- a CDS encoding LysR family transcriptional regulator has translation MTINLEWLRTFKAIYELGTLTSAAEALFISQPGVSLHLNSLEGFTGYKLFDRSAKRMVPTERGKVLYNFIIEPIDKLLSVEQVFGRSTQAERSTISVGMCFETFQYTLEEHISKLPFNLIIKFGEYPQMIHDLDKGVLDLIVTPHKADQKNLEYQAFSSERIVLVSGAKLDAKPFHKFIKEKNLKEAANWLKKQLWYSTAADMEHLKRFWQLNFRYHMDFKPNYIVPNISSIVRCLRNGNGISVIPDFLCREEMRSGELKLLWEGENKIENTLYFGTRKKTIYTNEVNQIKKIFAQKMT, from the coding sequence ATGACCATTAATCTTGAATGGCTCCGCACCTTCAAAGCCATCTATGAACTTGGTACGCTTACCAGTGCAGCAGAGGCGCTCTTCATTTCCCAGCCCGGCGTGAGCCTTCACCTGAATTCGCTGGAAGGCTTTACCGGATACAAATTATTCGACAGGTCCGCCAAAAGAATGGTGCCCACAGAGAGAGGAAAAGTGCTCTATAATTTTATTATCGAACCGATTGATAAACTATTGTCGGTTGAACAGGTCTTCGGCAGAAGTACGCAAGCTGAACGCTCCACCATCAGTGTTGGCATGTGTTTCGAAACTTTCCAGTACACGCTGGAAGAGCATATCTCCAAACTGCCTTTCAATCTCATCATCAAATTCGGAGAGTATCCGCAGATGATCCATGATCTGGACAAAGGCGTGCTCGACCTCATCGTAACGCCGCACAAGGCCGATCAAAAGAATCTTGAATACCAGGCCTTCTCCAGTGAGCGCATTGTATTAGTCAGTGGCGCCAAACTGGATGCAAAACCATTCCATAAATTCATCAAAGAAAAAAATCTGAAAGAGGCGGCCAACTGGCTGAAGAAACAACTCTGGTACAGCACGGCAGCAGATATGGAACATCTGAAACGCTTCTGGCAACTGAATTTCAGGTACCATATGGATTTCAAACCCAACTATATTGTTCCCAATATCAGTTCCATCGTAAGATGTTTGCGCAACGGCAATGGTATATCCGTGATCCCGGATTTTCTTTGCCGCGAAGAAATGCGCTCAGGTGAGCTCAAACTATTATGGGAAGGTGAAAATAAAATCGAGAACACATTGTACTTCGGCACCAGGAAAAAAACCATCTACACCAATGAAGTGAACCAGATCAAAAAGATCTTCGCCCAAAAGATGACCTGA
- a CDS encoding right-handed parallel beta-helix repeat-containing protein, whose protein sequence is MGNMRKAAMIAALLFYCLNLLAVDRHVYAPASIQTQIDACVAGDRVLVHTGTYSQAVVIANKNNITLTSAGDGEAIIAGNGSAVHTIYIENSSTVTISGLTIRNTRKQAWSTGITFIGTGSNLTISGNKITEISYVNKSWDPTDNPGSSGVGANGIAIVGDNASSSISNVSVINNEVSYCITGWSEGIALKGNINNFNIEGNNVHHITNIGIDVLGLATYPNITTNNQPSNGTIKGNTAYNCICNYTDNGAIYADGAMNVLIANNKVYNNKFGITVGCENQINKVNATSSGIHVRNNLIYNNSLAGILYGSNGVNNGSTEGTVSHSSITGNTLVKNASSSQWASEIVLQNANNIDCFNNVIYGRYGQMFTVATGVSAINCRANCYYNSAASFSASQQTGPGTWTGLDLAAFRTLTNDNGTDQSIFSDPLISSANATNPDPHLQSNSPCINAGKSGFSPFSGEVDFDGQPRLNGARVDIGVDETGTTSSCPAISVNGNLSDWNGIAAIATATGQSTLTLKVTNNAQSLFFGVSGSGMDNSQYQIFIDTDNNAGTGYQDSQYGSSGAEYLIENGLLYRYNGTGGWSWTAVTATINANKSGTVAELGINRSAFTSLGSTINVSYKDMTNWATQSKLPVSGSYAAYTLINCQ, encoded by the coding sequence ATGGGAAACATGAGAAAAGCTGCGATGATCGCGGCACTACTATTCTATTGTCTGAACTTACTAGCGGTTGACAGGCATGTATATGCGCCTGCCTCCATCCAAACACAAATTGATGCCTGTGTGGCGGGAGACCGTGTGCTGGTCCATACCGGAACCTACAGTCAGGCGGTGGTGATCGCCAACAAAAATAATATCACCCTTACCAGTGCGGGTGATGGTGAGGCTATCATTGCCGGTAATGGTTCAGCGGTACATACTATTTATATCGAAAACTCAAGTACTGTAACCATTTCAGGACTTACTATCAGGAATACCCGAAAGCAGGCCTGGTCTACCGGCATCACTTTCATTGGCACAGGCAGTAACCTCACTATTTCAGGGAATAAGATCACTGAGATCTCATACGTGAACAAAAGCTGGGACCCAACGGATAATCCCGGCAGCAGCGGCGTTGGGGCCAATGGAATTGCAATCGTGGGCGACAACGCATCTTCGTCGATCAGTAATGTTTCCGTTATCAACAATGAAGTGTCTTACTGCATTACAGGTTGGAGCGAGGGCATTGCGCTGAAAGGGAATATAAACAATTTCAATATCGAGGGGAATAATGTACATCATATCACCAATATCGGGATCGATGTATTGGGATTGGCCACCTATCCGAATATTACAACCAATAACCAGCCTTCAAACGGCACTATCAAAGGCAATACCGCTTACAATTGCATTTGCAATTACACGGATAATGGCGCTATTTATGCCGATGGTGCGATGAATGTTTTGATCGCCAACAACAAAGTGTACAATAATAAATTCGGGATCACTGTTGGGTGCGAGAACCAGATCAACAAAGTCAACGCCACATCCAGCGGCATTCATGTAAGGAACAATCTTATCTACAATAATTCACTGGCGGGAATCTTGTATGGGTCCAACGGGGTGAACAATGGAAGTACGGAAGGCACTGTGTCTCACAGTTCGATAACGGGTAATACACTTGTGAAGAATGCGTCATCAAGCCAATGGGCGAGTGAGATCGTGCTGCAAAATGCAAATAATATTGATTGCTTCAACAATGTGATCTATGGGCGTTATGGTCAAATGTTCACGGTGGCTACTGGTGTTTCAGCCATCAATTGCAGGGCGAATTGTTATTACAACAGTGCTGCTTCCTTCAGCGCCAGTCAACAGACTGGTCCTGGTACCTGGACTGGTTTGGACCTGGCGGCCTTTCGCACTTTGACGAATGATAATGGAACTGATCAGTCCATTTTTTCTGACCCGTTGATCAGCAGCGCCAATGCAACAAACCCCGATCCTCATTTGCAATCGAACTCTCCCTGTATCAACGCCGGGAAATCCGGGTTCAGTCCATTTTCAGGAGAAGTGGATTTTGATGGTCAGCCAAGATTGAATGGTGCTAGAGTTGATATCGGTGTGGATGAAACCGGAACAACAAGCTCATGCCCGGCTATTTCTGTAAATGGAAATCTGAGCGACTGGAATGGTATTGCGGCTATCGCCACAGCTACAGGTCAGAGCACATTGACATTGAAAGTGACCAACAATGCGCAATCGTTGTTCTTTGGTGTTTCTGGTAGTGGGATGGACAATTCACAATATCAAATTTTTATCGATACCGATAACAATGCGGGCACAGGGTATCAAGACAGTCAGTACGGCTCTTCCGGCGCAGAATACCTGATTGAAAATGGACTTTTGTACAGGTACAATGGTACAGGTGGATGGTCATGGACGGCCGTTACTGCCACTATCAATGCGAACAAGTCCGGTACTGTTGCTGAGCTTGGCATCAACCGGTCAGCATTTACTTCCCTGGGTTCCACTATTAATGTTTCCTATAAGGACATGACTAACTGGGCTACACAGTCGAAATTGCCGGTAAGCGGTAGTTACGCAGCTTACACTTTAATTAATTGTCAATAA
- a CDS encoding DUF4832 domain-containing protein, producing METITVSYTESNEDFPNPERGFYRYSETSAGNFIPLDQDQLKEWRNGKKADGGNYSVKSTLVFRYYILNVFKDKPLSAAFLNSVKADFDIARKAGSKLIPRFTYTNASNAGNCPEGFICPPYGDAPKSIVLGHIAQLKDLFHNNADVIACVQMGFIGVWGEQYYTDHFGDASQNGSAGKLLDDNWRDRTDVLRALLEAVPADRMIQVRYPQLKQRFVYGIQALTSAAPLLDNEAFKGTDKARIGFHNDCLLASPDDYGTYEDYGNSSSVRRSDLAVLKEYKKKDSRFVVVGGETCTDDYSPQNDCAPAGIAQSELESLHYSFLNCAYNNDVNNDWQTGGCMEEIKKRLGYRFVLQSASFPKSLSAGQKMNFRIQLINRGYASCYNPRQVKIVLRNRTTGQQFSIDTDADPRAWYSGDIKLESDVTVPSTVTPGEYETFLFLPDKYGSIGNRSEYAVRLANNDTWESATGLNKLGIYLTIK from the coding sequence TTGGAAACCATTACTGTCAGTTATACTGAAAGTAATGAAGACTTCCCCAATCCTGAAAGAGGTTTTTACCGGTACAGTGAAACCTCTGCCGGTAATTTTATTCCGCTGGATCAGGACCAGCTGAAAGAATGGAGAAATGGAAAAAAAGCCGACGGTGGTAATTACAGTGTCAAAAGCACGCTGGTATTCCGTTATTACATTTTGAATGTTTTTAAAGACAAGCCCTTGTCTGCCGCTTTCCTGAACAGTGTAAAAGCTGATTTCGATATTGCCCGGAAAGCCGGATCTAAACTGATCCCCAGGTTCACCTACACCAATGCCTCCAACGCAGGCAATTGTCCTGAAGGTTTTATTTGTCCACCTTATGGTGATGCGCCTAAATCAATTGTACTGGGTCATATTGCGCAATTGAAAGACCTCTTTCATAACAATGCGGATGTGATTGCCTGTGTGCAGATGGGATTTATTGGAGTATGGGGCGAACAATATTACACCGATCATTTTGGTGATGCATCGCAGAACGGATCTGCAGGGAAACTGCTGGATGACAACTGGCGCGACAGAACAGATGTGCTCCGGGCACTCCTGGAAGCAGTGCCTGCAGACAGGATGATACAGGTGCGCTATCCGCAATTGAAACAACGCTTCGTTTACGGTATACAGGCGCTGACCAGTGCTGCTCCGCTGCTGGACAATGAAGCATTCAAGGGAACGGATAAAGCGCGTATCGGTTTTCACAATGACTGTCTCCTCGCTTCTCCCGATGATTACGGCACTTACGAGGATTATGGAAATTCCTCATCGGTACGCAGATCAGACCTGGCTGTTCTGAAAGAATACAAAAAGAAAGACAGCAGGTTTGTGGTGGTGGGTGGTGAAACCTGCACGGATGATTACAGTCCGCAAAATGATTGCGCGCCGGCAGGAATTGCACAAAGCGAACTGGAAAGCCTTCACTATAGTTTCCTGAACTGCGCTTACAATAATGATGTGAACAACGACTGGCAGACCGGTGGTTGCATGGAAGAGATTAAGAAAAGATTGGGATACAGGTTCGTACTGCAATCAGCCAGTTTTCCCAAAAGCCTGTCAGCAGGCCAGAAAATGAATTTCAGGATCCAACTGATCAACAGGGGATATGCTTCCTGCTATAATCCCCGTCAGGTGAAAATAGTTTTAAGAAACAGAACAACAGGACAACAATTTTCCATCGATACAGATGCCGATCCCCGAGCATGGTATAGCGGCGATATCAAATTGGAAAGCGACGTAACTGTACCCTCAACAGTTACACCCGGTGAATATGAGACTTTTTTATTCCTGCCCGACAAATATGGCAGCATTGGAAACCGCTCTGAATATGCTGTCCGTCTCGCAAACAATGATACCTGGGAGAGCGCAACCGGCTTGAACAAGCTGGGTATTTATCTAACCATAAAATAA
- a CDS encoding glycoside hydrolase family 31 protein, giving the protein MRSLLGLLFLLNVLMTSAQQSITLLPDEKWYGAAVNESQHTPFPKGYTLNLNGDVRGNQAAPLLLSNKGRYIWSDEAFAFTVTDKEIQFSQQKNVTIEKAGSTLAEAYKAAARKYFPPSGKMPDELLFSKPQYNTWIELIYDQNQNDILKYARAIIDNGFEPGVLMIDDNWAPYYGRFEFRKDRFADARAMIDTLHRMGFKVMVWVCPFIRPDSEEARFLMKKKWVMMEKENNGNWENATRPAIVQWWNGFSMVMDFTNLEAINWYQQQLDKLIKEYGVDGFKFDAGDPEYYPANTISFQPAAANQHTELWGAFGLKYPLNEYRAMWKRGGEPLAERLRDKLHNWEDLQKLVPGMTAAGLLGYPFTCPDMIGGGDYSSFDNVDAGKLDQDLVVRSAQCHALMPMMQFSVAPWRILDSQHLSAIKEAVALRKKFTPLIMELVRESAITGEPVVRHMEYVFPNAGFAGCNDQLMIGDSILVAPVLAKDNKRNVMLPKGTWKYIDGRKFKGPARITVEAALNQLPFFELVTR; this is encoded by the coding sequence TTGCGATCGTTGCTGGGGCTCTTATTCCTGTTGAATGTATTGATGACATCTGCGCAGCAAAGCATTACATTGTTACCCGATGAAAAATGGTATGGCGCTGCAGTGAATGAAAGTCAGCACACACCATTCCCGAAAGGATATACACTTAACCTGAACGGAGATGTCAGAGGTAACCAGGCTGCCCCTTTATTGCTTTCCAATAAAGGACGCTATATCTGGAGTGATGAGGCTTTTGCTTTCACAGTAACAGATAAGGAAATACAATTCAGTCAACAGAAAAATGTAACAATAGAAAAGGCCGGAAGCACACTGGCTGAAGCTTACAAAGCTGCTGCCAGAAAGTATTTCCCGCCTTCAGGAAAGATGCCGGATGAACTGTTGTTTTCCAAACCCCAGTACAATACCTGGATCGAGCTCATTTACGATCAAAACCAGAATGATATATTGAAGTATGCGCGCGCCATTATTGACAATGGTTTCGAGCCCGGTGTACTGATGATCGACGATAACTGGGCTCCCTACTATGGCCGCTTTGAATTCAGGAAAGACCGTTTTGCAGATGCAAGAGCCATGATCGATACCCTGCACCGGATGGGTTTTAAGGTGATGGTTTGGGTTTGTCCGTTTATCCGACCGGACTCAGAAGAGGCGCGTTTCCTGATGAAAAAGAAATGGGTGATGATGGAAAAGGAAAATAATGGAAACTGGGAAAATGCCACCAGGCCAGCCATTGTGCAATGGTGGAATGGCTTCAGCATGGTGATGGACTTTACCAATCTGGAAGCAATAAACTGGTACCAGCAGCAATTGGATAAACTGATCAAAGAATACGGCGTTGATGGTTTCAAATTCGATGCAGGTGATCCTGAATATTATCCTGCAAATACAATTTCTTTTCAACCCGCTGCAGCCAATCAGCATACAGAGCTATGGGGGGCTTTCGGTCTCAAATACCCGCTGAATGAGTATCGCGCCATGTGGAAGCGGGGAGGCGAACCACTCGCAGAGAGGCTGAGGGATAAACTGCATAACTGGGAAGATCTGCAAAAGCTGGTGCCGGGTATGACAGCCGCTGGATTACTGGGCTATCCTTTCACCTGCCCGGATATGATCGGTGGCGGTGACTACAGCTCCTTCGATAATGTGGATGCCGGCAAGCTGGACCAGGACCTCGTAGTGCGTTCTGCCCAATGCCATGCGCTTATGCCGATGATGCAATTCTCTGTGGCGCCCTGGCGGATACTGGACAGTCAGCACCTGTCCGCCATCAAAGAAGCGGTTGCATTGAGAAAGAAATTCACGCCGCTGATCATGGAGCTGGTAAGGGAAAGCGCTATCACAGGTGAACCAGTGGTAAGACATATGGAATATGTTTTTCCAAATGCAGGCTTCGCGGGCTGTAACGATCAGTTGATGATCGGCGATAGTATCCTGGTGGCGCCGGTTCTCGCAAAGGATAATAAGAGAAATGTTATGCTGCCGAAAGGAACATGGAAGTATATCGATGGAAGAAAATTCAAAGGACCAGCCAGGATCACTGTTGAAGCGGCTTTAAACCAATTGCCATTTTTCGAACTGGTAACAAGGTAG
- a CDS encoding RagB/SusD family nutrient uptake outer membrane protein, producing the protein MEKYKKIIFATLTIAMMVVVVWGCNKGFLDKKPIGQYTIETYFTDEAKAFQAVVGVYDVSGWDKTFDRMFWTLGDGASDDSNFGMNRDDGSPPYVDINPITDYANVAEAKFSPAFENMYKGFYEGINRANVAINGIETAPISDQKKARFIAECKALRAIYYFMLVNYYGGIPLFTKPINPGNADDVNMPRATARQVYDQIEKDLTEAIPALPTKQATIDEKMVGRVTKGAAGALLAKVFLFDKKYTEAAAAAQVVMSSGEYNLNPDYYANFVQATANGIESVWEIQRVENFTDNGGGWGPDSFDGTLTPIRVGCGNGMWGQNAPSGDLYSQFQPGDGRRKYTATTTDDVISGVTMCGNAGAPGMGKHVVPGKEISDYKRYDIIPLNWPLFRFSDVLLMRSEALMSEASVGAAAKDEAIDLLLRVRNRAGLTLPSKTDYQSYNNDELLRNIRNERRLELGMEAWRLLDLRRWGVDSLKNALIRVGKINTTTRPWEDHYMLYPIPQSEIELSKGIVKQTPGY; encoded by the coding sequence ATGGAAAAATATAAAAAGATAATTTTTGCAACGCTGACGATTGCCATGATGGTTGTGGTGGTTTGGGGTTGTAATAAAGGATTTCTCGATAAGAAACCTATCGGGCAATACACAATAGAAACCTATTTCACCGATGAAGCGAAAGCTTTTCAGGCCGTGGTGGGTGTATATGATGTTTCCGGTTGGGACAAAACATTCGACCGCATGTTCTGGACCCTGGGAGACGGTGCTTCCGATGATAGCAATTTCGGAATGAACCGGGATGATGGCAGCCCTCCCTATGTTGATATCAACCCGATCACAGATTATGCAAATGTTGCTGAAGCCAAATTCAGTCCTGCATTCGAAAACATGTACAAAGGATTCTATGAAGGCATCAACCGTGCCAATGTGGCCATCAACGGCATCGAAACTGCTCCCATTTCTGATCAGAAAAAAGCACGGTTCATTGCAGAATGCAAAGCATTGCGGGCTATCTATTATTTCATGCTGGTGAATTATTATGGCGGGATCCCTTTGTTCACGAAGCCTATCAATCCGGGCAATGCCGATGACGTGAACATGCCCCGTGCTACGGCAAGACAGGTGTACGATCAGATTGAAAAAGACCTCACAGAAGCTATTCCTGCCCTGCCAACCAAACAGGCTACCATCGATGAAAAAATGGTGGGAAGAGTTACCAAAGGCGCAGCCGGCGCGCTGTTGGCGAAAGTATTCCTCTTCGATAAAAAATACACGGAAGCTGCTGCTGCTGCACAGGTGGTGATGTCTTCAGGCGAATACAATCTGAACCCAGACTATTACGCCAATTTTGTACAGGCCACTGCAAATGGCATTGAATCAGTCTGGGAGATCCAGCGTGTTGAAAATTTTACGGACAATGGCGGTGGCTGGGGACCTGATTCCTTCGATGGAACGTTAACGCCTATACGCGTTGGTTGCGGCAATGGTATGTGGGGACAAAATGCGCCTTCCGGTGATCTCTACAGTCAGTTTCAACCCGGCGACGGAAGACGGAAATATACCGCCACCACCACAGACGATGTGATCTCCGGAGTAACGATGTGCGGCAATGCAGGAGCACCGGGAATGGGCAAACACGTTGTTCCGGGAAAAGAGATCAGCGATTATAAACGCTATGATATCATTCCACTCAACTGGCCTTTGTTCCGTTTTTCAGATGTGCTGCTGATGCGCTCTGAAGCGCTGATGTCTGAAGCCAGCGTAGGCGCTGCCGCCAAAGATGAAGCCATCGATCTGCTGCTCAGGGTGAGGAACAGGGCAGGACTGACCTTGCCTTCGAAAACTGATTACCAGTCGTACAACAATGACGAGCTCCTGCGCAATATCAGGAATGAAAGACGTTTGGAGCTGGGTATGGAAGCCTGGCGTTTGTTGGACCTGAGACGATGGGGAGTAGACTCACTGAAGAATGCATTGATCCGTGTAGGAAAGATCAACACCACTACACGACCCTGGGAAGACCATTATATGTTGTACCCTATTCCACAATCTGAAATAGAATTAAGTAAGGGTATTGTAAAACAAACACCTGGTTACTGA